The following are from one region of the Methanospirillum hungatei genome:
- the mtxX gene encoding methanogenesis marker protein Mmp4/MtxX codes for MEPTNRKPSVIGIGVGEDPDRIFKGIFSYTGPSSIICYTAPDVLIPDSFPHRIKKSEYPESDLISDLFSGSIDAAIRGTLSAHKTMKLLKDFSKVSKLERIVLLETSDKTRFFLGPVGIDEGWSVSEKISLIEKAKPLCKKFGLPERVTVLSGGRLDDIGRHPSVDRSLADGELVARLTKASHEGILIENAIRHSGLIIAPDGITGNLIFRTLLFLGSGLSHGAPVLNIPKIFVDTSRVNPDYQYALNLADNLVG; via the coding sequence TTGGAACCTACCAATAGAAAGCCATCTGTTATCGGAATTGGAGTTGGAGAAGACCCCGACAGAATATTCAAAGGGATTTTTTCTTACACCGGTCCTTCTTCAATTATTTGTTACACAGCACCTGATGTTTTAATACCTGATTCTTTTCCTCATAGAATAAAAAAGTCAGAGTATCCTGAATCTGATCTTATATCAGATCTTTTTTCTGGATCAATTGATGCGGCAATACGTGGGACTCTTTCAGCACACAAAACCATGAAGCTGCTGAAAGACTTTTCAAAAGTTTCTAAACTTGAACGTATTGTTCTCTTAGAAACATCAGATAAAACCAGATTCTTCCTTGGTCCTGTCGGCATTGATGAAGGATGGTCTGTATCAGAAAAAATATCATTGATAGAGAAAGCAAAACCGCTATGCAAAAAATTTGGTCTCCCTGAAAGAGTGACTGTCCTTTCCGGAGGAAGACTTGATGATATTGGTCGCCATCCTTCAGTCGACAGAAGTCTTGCTGATGGGGAACTTGTTGCCAGGCTTACAAAAGCATCACACGAAGGGATTTTGATTGAAAATGCCATCAGGCATTCAGGTCTTATTATTGCTCCTGATGGGATAACTGGAAATTTAATCTTCAGAACTTTGTTATTTTTGGGGAGTGGACTCTCTCATGGGGCACCAGTCCTAAATATCCCTAAAATTTTCGTAGATACTTCGCGCGTTAACCCGGATTATCAATATGCGTTAAATCTGGCAGATAATTTGGTTGGATGA
- a CDS encoding methanogenesis marker 2 protein, whose amino-acid sequence MGEYTCSTEQIAQAVRMYDGVRRKSEIGAMVRDLRIDSHAIVASFGEDAAVIQNGSDALLLAADGIWSKLMDADPYWAGYCAVLVNIHDIAAMGGKPLAMVDVFSISNESIKKQVIQGMHDASLQFGVPIVGGHLHPDTPYSVIDVAILGIAPMNGIIYSNTAEADDIVLVAIDLEGRIHPSCILNWDSATLRTADEVRKQISVMQEIGSRKLVTAGKDISNPGIIGTLGMLLEVSGKGADIDLTQIPKPDLDALGITFEHWLRMYPGMAFILTAKNNNIKTIIELFRKTGMTTKPIGTVNNSGELRIHDDNSSSLVFDFSKNGGVMHLGTYQ is encoded by the coding sequence ATGGGAGAATACACCTGCTCAACCGAACAGATAGCACAAGCTGTCAGAATGTATGACGGAGTGAGACGCAAAAGTGAAATCGGTGCGATGGTTCGGGACCTCCGGATTGATTCTCATGCTATTGTAGCCTCATTTGGAGAAGATGCTGCAGTTATACAGAATGGTTCAGATGCACTCTTACTTGCTGCAGACGGAATATGGAGTAAACTTATGGATGCTGATCCCTACTGGGCAGGGTATTGTGCAGTCCTTGTTAATATTCATGATATTGCAGCGATGGGAGGAAAGCCACTTGCGATGGTTGATGTGTTTTCAATCTCGAATGAATCAATAAAAAAACAAGTCATACAAGGCATGCATGATGCTTCCCTTCAATTTGGTGTTCCAATTGTGGGAGGGCATCTTCACCCTGATACGCCTTATAGTGTAATCGATGTCGCTATCCTTGGTATAGCCCCAATGAATGGAATCATTTACAGTAATACAGCTGAAGCAGATGACATTGTTTTGGTTGCAATTGACCTGGAAGGAAGAATTCATCCTTCATGTATTCTGAATTGGGATTCTGCAACACTCCGGACTGCTGATGAAGTGCGGAAACAAATCTCTGTTATGCAGGAGATTGGAAGCAGAAAACTCGTGACTGCTGGTAAAGATATATCAAATCCTGGAATCATTGGGACACTAGGAATGTTGCTTGAGGTTTCAGGAAAGGGTGCAGATATTGATCTGACTCAAATTCCTAAACCGGATTTAGATGCACTGGGAATCACATTTGAGCACTGGCTTCGGATGTATCCAGGTATGGCATTCATTCTCACAGCAAAAAATAACAACATTAAAACTATCATTGAATTATTTAGGAAAACAGGGATGACTACAAAGCCTATCGGGACGGTGAATAATAGTGGTGAACTAAGGATTCATGATGACAATTCATCCTCTTTGGTATTTGATTTTTCAAAAAATGGAGGCGTAATGCATCTTGGAACCTACCAATAG
- a CDS encoding replication factor C large subunit, with protein MDWAEKYRPRHLNEMVGNREALHQMSEWATRWTTNSPPLILYGKPGIGKTSSAWALAHDMNWEVVELNASDQRTKAVIEKVAGGSASTGSLTGAFRKLIILDEADNLQGNADRGGARAIAEVIRQARQPLILIANDLYGLDGTIRNLCTKIQFKALPAKSLVPRLREICSKEELSCSIQALTDIAEQAGGDIRSAVTMLYASAIGRDEIGKDDVSISAKDNRASIFDLVAATLGYRQAPSLLEMGMSVDETPDAILQWIESNLGVLPDKNKNSQAYGALSRADMYLGYTFKNQYYTLWRYASAMMLLGVHDVMKGRPSGYAKIMPPSRWRQMSVAKRQKLMREQLLSNLGSDMHMSASSVRNLYLCPVSLLAKQFPDPFAREFNLDVDQLDILIHDTATAKSIVKAIEDERKQIEKELKKKKKEEEAKAKKSKVTKKGSDKTTDTVSSIETLVCQEKNGINPREENSEKTDDKSIEKDKKTSQSTLFNF; from the coding sequence ATGGATTGGGCTGAGAAGTATCGTCCCCGACATCTGAATGAGATGGTGGGTAACCGGGAGGCATTACACCAGATGAGTGAATGGGCCACTCGATGGACAACAAACTCACCCCCTCTCATTCTTTATGGGAAACCAGGCATTGGGAAAACGTCTAGTGCCTGGGCTCTCGCACATGATATGAACTGGGAAGTTGTAGAACTGAATGCCAGTGATCAAAGAACTAAAGCAGTTATTGAAAAGGTAGCAGGTGGGAGCGCCAGTACTGGATCATTGACTGGTGCTTTCCGAAAACTTATCATTCTGGATGAAGCTGACAATCTTCAGGGTAATGCAGATCGCGGAGGTGCAAGGGCTATTGCAGAAGTTATCAGACAGGCACGTCAGCCCCTTATCCTTATTGCGAATGATCTGTATGGACTGGATGGAACTATTCGAAATCTCTGTACAAAAATTCAGTTTAAAGCTCTCCCTGCAAAATCATTAGTGCCGCGTTTACGAGAAATTTGTTCAAAGGAAGAACTATCCTGTTCCATACAGGCCCTTACTGATATTGCTGAACAAGCTGGAGGGGACATTCGGTCCGCAGTAACGATGCTTTATGCTTCTGCAATTGGACGTGATGAAATAGGAAAGGATGACGTTTCAATTTCAGCGAAGGATAACAGGGCTAGTATTTTTGATCTGGTTGCGGCAACATTAGGGTACAGACAAGCACCTTCTCTTCTGGAGATGGGAATGTCAGTAGATGAAACTCCTGATGCTATTCTTCAATGGATAGAAAGCAATCTCGGTGTTTTACCTGATAAAAATAAAAACTCCCAGGCATATGGGGCATTATCCCGGGCGGATATGTACCTTGGATATACTTTTAAAAATCAATACTACACACTTTGGCGATATGCGAGTGCAATGATGCTTCTTGGTGTGCATGATGTCATGAAGGGGCGTCCATCTGGATATGCAAAAATCATGCCCCCATCAAGATGGCGACAGATGTCTGTTGCGAAAAGACAAAAATTGATGCGTGAACAATTGTTATCCAATTTAGGATCAGATATGCATATGTCAGCATCATCTGTCCGAAATCTTTATTTGTGTCCCGTATCCCTTCTAGCCAAACAGTTTCCTGATCCTTTTGCCAGGGAATTTAATCTGGATGTTGATCAACTCGATATTTTAATTCACGACACAGCAACGGCCAAATCAATAGTTAAAGCTATAGAAGATGAAAGAAAACAGATAGAAAAGGAATTAAAGAAAAAAAAGAAGGAGGAAGAGGCAAAAGCTAAGAAATCAAAAGTTACCAAAAAAGGATCAGACAAAACCACAGATACTGTTTCATCCATCGAGACTCTGGTTTGTCAGGAAAAAAATGGAATAAATCCAAGGGAAGAGAATTCTGAAAAAACAGATGACAAATCAATAGAAAAGGATAAAAAAACTTCTCAATCAACATTATTTAATTTTTAA